The region CAGGCTATATTTAATTAGAATTCCCTTAGTTAAAGCAAGGTGCTCGTTTAATTGAGTTGCTTCCATTATATTCATGCTACTTGTAGTCGTAGTTCGTTTTATAAATTAAGTTTACTTAAAGGTTTAATTATGTGGCTGTCTGTTTAGGCGTGTGTATGTGTGGTTACAAATATAGgatcttaaattaaattagtagtaaaataaaaaattgcacAATTCATTTAGAAAGCTAAAATGTATGTATTATTTTCTACACTTCTAAACAATAAAAGAGTTTCACTTTTCAGCGTGTTACTATTTTACAAGTTTTTCTTGTATCCGtttgcaaacaaaaattttactaaaattagaataaatttgatttaagttaaaataaggccaacaattaaaaaatgtacagTTCAAAACTAAAGAGTAGATcttaaaaatgtttgaaaataaattgcatTACATTTTACATTGCCAAAGTAAACCGAGTTGCACGTTTGTGTGGtttctataaaataaattttgatttcGAATTTTGAAATACCAATGTAGTTcgtataataaatattgaagtCTTTTTGGTGAACTGTGGGTGTGCATGTTGCAAGAGTGATTGAACATAACCAGTAAAAGATTGAATTacaattttgtttcgtttaaGACTTAATACCTTTGATGCCTTTTGGTTTTGAGTAAAACTCCAATCActttaatttcattaatttttcaatataaaaattttgttaaaaaatgcCTAGAAAACGATGCCAATTTCTAAAGAATCTTGGATTTTGtttgcaaacatttttttgggtGGAAATCATCAGAATCTTAGAATTTAAATtctaattcatttttaaaaatataaggagggcacaataaaaatatgaatatattcTCTTATTTGCTTTCATTCACTTTTGCAATATTTTTACAGTTTGCCTTcgttattaataaaaaatatttataaaatcagTCCAAGTTTTGCGTGTTTTTTTAGAGTTTGTTGTTTGAATTAACTTAAATGGGTATTTAGTTATTATGCTTATTTAACAGATTTACTCGTTTCTTTATGGTAAGAGTTAGGGGTTACGATTAAATATTATACAGTTGCTTTCATTAAGTTTATGTTTAGTAATTTAAtgtaaatttatatattttatatataaacaatcttTATTCTCTTCTCTCTGTTGTCGCTCTGCTTTTCCCCTGCGGAATCCCGAATCCGGAATTCGGAATCCGGCATCCGGATCTGTTCTGCATGCACTTGGAGAATCAACTTGAAAAACCAAATTCGAGAACTGATTGTGCGCCGCACACCTCCGTGCATGGCCCACAAAAAATGGATTCTATTATTTCAattgattttcatttgttCTCCATATACTTGTCTCACTCTCTCCATCTCTATTTCTCCAACTCTCTCAATGTGTTTGTCAATTGTTTTTAAGCTTGTTTCGAATAAGCTTCCTCCGTATAATAGTAATAGTACTTTTAATGTTTAGTCAAATGAATAATGCCTAAACTCTAATATTTGCAGGCTTAAGACTAAATAACTGCATTTTACGCTTGTCCATCATTAATAATTCGCGTTCCTCGCCCTCCTCGAGCTGAGTCGGGAGAGGAAGATGGGGAGTGTGTGGGTTTAGCTGCCTTTTCTAGTCAAGCAGGACACCGAGGTTCTCctgatggtggtggtgctgctgctgctgcgtctGCTATGCCGTCGTCGAGTGCTCCGACTTGACAGACACTCCACCGATGAGCTGCTCCTGGTGAGGATGCAGAGCCACGCCCATCAACGCCATCGCCGTCTGGGCGTTGGCGTACATGCTGACGTTCCCGCCCACACCCATGCCCACTCCTACCCCGTTGCCCATGGCCACGCCTGGCGTGGTCGAGCTGGCGGGCACGGCGGCAGTGATGCTGGTTGAAGAGGTGGCGGCGGCAGTCGTCGGCCCCAAGGCGCCACCGCCCCCGATGTAGTCGCTGCTCGTACTAACCGCCGACACGGAACCCGTAACGGATGCGGGCATTGGAACGGAAACGGAGACAGGAAGATGCTGCGGCTGGAGCTGAGGTGGGAGTTGcggctgctggtgctggtgctgcggctgctgctgcggttGCGGCTGTGACTGGGACTGGGtctggggctggggctggtgctgagccgctgccgccgccgagGTGGAAGCGGACTCGGAGTCTATGCCTGAGGTAATAGCGCCGCCGACGGAGGCCCGCATGCGTTCGGCCCGCTCCAGACGCTCGTTCTCCTCCTGGGTGACCTGCAGATGCGACTGGACCGAGGGCGGAATGGCGTGCACGTCCCAGATTTCCTCAAGGAACTTGGGGAGCTTGCGGTTCTTGAGCTTCAGAGAGAAGCACATCTCGGCGTTCTGGTTGCCCAGCGTGCGCAGCTCGGTGAGGATGGACAGCAGCTTGGCGTAGAAGACGAGGCTCATGGAGTCGCCGCAGTGGCGGTTGAGTATATAAATGCGTAGCGTGTCGATGTAGTAGCTTTGGATCTCTTCGACTAGTTTAGCCTTCTCCAAGCCCGGCCGGTCCGAAAAGATCACAATGGCAGTGAGTAGAGCGTACTCGACGTTGTCCACCTTCATCGAGAACATTTGTCGGCAGAAATGCAGAAGGTCTTCAATGTTGTCAGCCATTCCGGCCATTTTGTACGAGTCCCGTGTGTAGGATCGGTTGTTCGCGAAGAAAATGGAGTCTGAGTTGTGGTCGTATCTGCGGGCCATTCGCAACATCATCACCTCGGACGAGCAGGCCTGCGAATAAGCCACACAGTTATACTCATGATTCAGGCCAGAGTACTTCAAGCCAGGGGCCACTTACCTTCAGTAACGTTATCTGATCCTCCTGGGGTATTTTTGTAAACGCTGGTAAACCTTTTGCAAATTCCACAATCAACTGAACTGTGAGAATGGTTATCTCGGTGATGTGTCGAAAACTGACGTCCGTCTGGCTCTCGTTCTCATCGGGTTGACTCTGCAATGAAAACAAAGTTGCAGAACTCAGTTTTCCCAGCGCACTGCTCAGAACCTACCATTATACGCTTGAGATCCTCTTCGGACGGCTGCTCGTAGCCGTCCTGGTACCAAATTAGTTTGTATATAACAGCCAACTGATTGTACGTTAGCGGAGGTATATTGCGCGCTTGACACTTGGCCAAAATATCATCAGGTAGTAGCTGGAACGGGGCGAAAGAACAGGGTTAGACTTTACCCAGTACATTGGTTCCCATAATGCGACACTTACCGGAATTGTGGCGTGCTGCGGCGCCTCGCAGATCATCAGATCGAGGATCTCCTTCTTCACAATGTCGTGGGTGCCGCCCAAGCCACCGCCATTGCCGCCATGCTGCGAGCTGGGCGACGTGGTCATCTTGTCCTTCTCCTTCTGGGCTTTCTTCTCGCGCCGCTTCATGGCGCACTGGTTCTCCGGGACGACACACTCCGGCCTCATGCCCACGGCCAGGCACTTCTTAAGGCGACACTCCTGGCACTTGCGCCGCATGTACATGTCCATTTCGCAGGCACGTCCAAACTTGCAGCAGTATACGGCGCTCTTGGTGACGCTCCGCCGGAAGAAGCCCTTGCAGCCCTCGCAGGTCAGTGCATTGTAGTGGTAGCCGGAGGCCCGGTCCCCGCAGACCAGGCACAGCTCCTCCTGGACCCGCGGCGCCGGGCCCTTCTTGATCTTCTTCGTATCGCAGCTCTCGTTAGCGGAGTACCCGTTGAGGCTGCTCGAGGGCGAGAGATCATCGCGACCTGTTGGGGCGAAAAGAGTGGGAGGCGGTTCGGATTAGTATGGATTATTTCAGCGGGCGATCCATAAAACATTAGacccaaataaataaatttcctgCACAGTTCTATGTTCTCCGCCATTAGCATGTTTTGCAAGCTCCGAATACCAATTGAAGTGCTACTGGCTTCATAATCTGCAGCCCCTTGGTATATTTATACCACGACGGGAAACGGGGTTTCGCTCTGTCCGTCCCCGAAGCTGTGGCTCAGtggaatttaaaattcaattaacttTGCTGCTCAAAGTCAGCGGAATGGGACATGAAGTGGTGCTCTCAGAAGGAAATCAAGCAACTAAATGTTGGAATGCGGGACGGAGAACTACAAGCTGTGGCTTTGAATATGCGCTGGTCGTGGTTCTTCGGAGACAGCCCTAATCCTGGGTAAAACCTAATCTGAATGATCTATATCGGTTCAGGCTCAGGGAGTTCCTTTCAGCTTCAAGGTACAAAGTTCTGAACATGAAAGAAGTGGGTTTTCTAGTTTCGTCTACAAACCATCAAGTCATCAAGTCCCATTATCGATTGCGATTAATGGGGCTTGTGTCGAGGCGGCGGGAACTATGAATGGCGCTGGAGATGCGTTATGTGAATAGTCACGTTCGCAGCACTCCCTCCGAGAGACGAGGAATACAAAGTGCAAGTTCTTTCTGCAAAGACGCCAAGAGGCGGGGCGTGGAAGGACAGTTAGAAAGGGCGGCCATTGGTGGCACATAAGTAGATAAAAAGATACGACAAAAAGGCGTGCTATTGTTGCAACTGATGCAGCCAGAGGAATGACAATGACAGCCCCAACCACCGCAAGACACGGATCAGACACTTTGCCAAGACGCTGGCCCAGAAGCGGGGGCGGAGGTCTCAAAGCCAAGGCGGCTAAGACGTCACTTGGCCACAAGTGCAGCTCCCCCTTCGCGTGCTTCAACTGCAGCCGAGTGCAACCCAGTGCATTGTCGGCCTAACACAGTTTTCCGCAACGAGTCCCCAGCCCATTCCCCATCCCACATCACCACAAAATATTACCCATACGCCCggtggctctggctctggctctggcttgTCGTGGCTCTCCAATACTTTCCCTCCCTTGCGGCAGGCGCTGCGTTTCAATTTCACTGCCAGCGGAGGGGGGAGAAAACGAATAAACGACGGCGTCATGCAAACTTTGTCTGCTCCAGCGGCTCATGGAAAATGCAGAGACGCCAGCATGACTGCATTTTCACTGCACTCCAGCGCTAGCGGCGTGTGCGAGTGTGAGTGTGGAGagcaaaaatgtggaaaattgCTGCTGCCTCCGCCGCTGCTCTGCGGCGGGGAAATCGTGTGGCGAAAAGTAAAAACCTGATGGCGAAACCCGCTTGTCTAAGCCGGCAGGGGCTGCTCCGCCCACCCCCCAGCCCAACTCAAAGGAAAGTTGGCGAGTATGAACCTGGCTCCAATGGGATAATCCTCGTCGCAACCAAGGCAGCCGCCAGGTGACTCCCtgaacatacatacatatccaATAACATCAACCAGTTCTTTGCATAAAATCTCCAGTCAGCTGGTAATTACACTTTTGCCTACAAACAGTGGAGCGTTTTGGCTTTTGAGCCCGCGAAACGCCATCTGGCCCATTGCACGCATCGCGAAAGAGCAGAACACTGAGCCGTCGTGCAGAAACAAAGGCGCAAAGCAGTGGATGCATTAAAAAACAGACATCGAAACGGCAACAGTGGCGCACAAAAGACACCCCTGATTCCGCCCGGCCACCAGGTCCCCCCAGCACGCCACTCCGACTGTGCTGCGCACATTTCGAGTTCATTGTGTTATTGTGCTTGGACATTCGGGCTCCGCTCCGGTCGCTGGGCCGCACTACATACCTACATACATAGCCCGTGCAAGCGCGGCTCCCAAGGCAGGGGCGAAGCTGGGGAGCGGAACGAGGGAGGAACCTGAATCTCCATTCCTAATAAGGAAAACCTCTTCTACGAGGGTTCTGGAAAGCCAAGCTGTTTGAGTATTTTTAGACAAGTAAAGTAGAGGATTATGAAAAAACGATATTattgacaaaaaaattatgatatatgtacatagctTTTGGTCTTGTCTCACAAAAGATGGGGCCTTTCTTCTACTATCCAGTAGGCAATGGATTTTATCCACGTACCGGGTATATCTTTCAACTCTCTCTACTCCAATCAAAGAAGAGGATTACATGTAAAAGATATGtaagcaaataaataatatataactaatttttttgtaaaaaataaaccttCTTCAAAATACTAGGTCTGTTCTGCACAAAAGACAGGCCCCGAGAAGTAGGCAAGGTAAGTTAGACTTTAgccaagtaccgggtataacgCTTAAAGAAATCACGATTTGAAACGTGGCCTATAAttgcttaaaaataattcttgtttttaattaaaacagaCATCTTCTAGATAAGAACTCCAGTAATATTTGATTTATGTAAAAACACTCAGTATGAATGTAAGTACGTGGATAGGCTAGCTTTACGTCAGCCCTGTGTTCTCTGCGAATGCACTCTCCGAGCTATCCTCTCTTTCGGGCCAGTTCTCTCTTGCTCGCTCTCTGGTCCCTCATCTGTTTGCTTCCGCCTGCCTGGCGCTGCACGCCCTTGCTGCAGAAGCTGAAAAATGTTGATGTAGGCCTCGAAATATGCAGTTTGcattgccactgccactgccgacGCCAGCCCCGTCCCCCCACGGCCCTCAGCAGTGAAGCAAGAGTGCCTGTGTGTGCGGGAGAGCGAGTGCATGTCGCACAAGCTTCTGCCGTGGTGTAGGTAAGTTCTCCCTTCGGTTCGTTTGCGTGCATTTCACTCTGCcgtgcatttgcatttgcatttattttttcacacaGTTTTTGTTCTAGGAGAAGAAATAAAACTTTTGTTGCTGCTCCAGAGCCGTTGACGTTGTCGTACGGCTCTGTTCCTTCAGCAAACTCTTCTTTTGTGCGTCCGTGTGTGTGCGCCGTAAATGCAATATTTTTAAGCGGCTTGTTGTTTGTGTGTGCACTGCACAAAAAGAAGGCAGGCGGAGGGTGGAGGGGCGAGCGGCGAGGGCTCTATGCAAATAGCGTCTTCTGTGCGGATAGCTGGCAAGCGGAATAAAAAGCTCCCCCCATCTGCCCATGCTTCCGCCCTCGGATATTAGCAAGTTGCAGTCTAGTCGTGAAAAGCCAGGCGAGGTAAAGTTTGTTTGTCCGATTTCCCGGCTCTGTGTTTGTATTTGTGGACGTGGATGCGATATGAACTGCCTGGAAGCGGTATGGGATATGGGACATGGGGAATAGAGAGGCGAAAATCGGGGAGCAAGCGAGATAGGAATACAGGCATGGGTTTCGGCGAGATTGCAATTTATTTGGGATTCAGCTTTAAGTTCCCTCCAAAGGATCGCTAGAGTCTAGAGAAATTTATGGCCTTTCCTGGCGATTCAAGACTCTTTTGGGTATTTATTCCAACAAGGGTAGATGGGAAAAAATATGAttcatttttggaaaattaaacaacCGTACATTAACCAACACTGGATTAGTTCATGTAAAACCTGTCAAGACATGTCCAATTTCTCAATCGATAAACGATCGCCACTCCCCCAAGTCCACCTCACAACCCCATTGACACATTTCCTGTGTATACCGCCAATCACGGACTGTATTGACCAAGGACCTACCACTTTGCCTATGGCGACATTGCTGGCGATTACGTAAACGAAAGCCGACGACCCTAAATCAAAATACGTTGAGCGGGCCAACTAACCACCGAAACGGCTCGAAGGGATTGGGAGGTGGGAGGTGGGCTGTGGGCGAGGGAAGGTGGTCGCCTTGGCTTTGTCCGTAGCTAGGATGATTTGTGATGGCCAGCCGGGCGAGTAGCTAAGGCCAAAATCAACAAGGCCTCCCAGGGTTGCCCCATGCAGGGTTGCAGGTGGGGGCGCAGGTAGGGGTGCATGGTGTAGCGCCAAGCGAGAATCGGAGTCGAAAAACTGTACCGCAGCCAGCGCATGTCCGATGCACTCTCTCGCTCTCAGCCGCATCCCGTCCCTGTCGCTGGGTTGTTTGGGGTTGCACACGTTTCGCCGTTTGAGGGGTTCTCTAGTGCAAGGCTGCAATTTATTTTGCACGAGTTTGTCAGTTGTTAGGCACGTTTCGCCACCCCCAGCCGCCACAGGCCCCACCACCCCCAGAAAGCCCCTCGGAGCGCCCACCGTATATGGctgaaaaattgattttttcagtTCGTTGGCATGTTGCCGCCTAGCCATGTACTTTCGTGCTTTTGACCAGGGGCAGGGACACGGACACGGACACCGGCACGGGCAGGCATTTCGAGAAGGAGGGAATGCACTGTGTGCCCTGGGTGGCTGAAAATGCTTTTTAACCTACTTTGAGCTTGAGCACAGGTCGACATTTAGACGAGGGTCGTCGCATGACCTTTCGTGTGTTTCCAAACGCGTTCTTTGGCGCTGAGTCTTCTGGCTCCTTGTGCTGTTTGTTATGGTTTTCGATTCGGAAAACGCAACCAATACCAGGGCAACCAAGCCACATAGCACTTCAAAGATCTACATTTCAATAcacatttttaatgaataaattattaCATAAGTTATcaaattattttatgttt is a window of Drosophila bipectinata strain 14024-0381.07 chromosome 2R, DbipHiC1v2, whole genome shotgun sequence DNA encoding:
- the EcR gene encoding ecdysone receptor isoform X4, translated to MDTCGLVAELAQYIDAYGRDDLSPSSSLNGYSANESCDTKKIKKGPAPRVQEELCLVCGDRASGYHYNALTCEGCKGFFRRSVTKSAVYCCKFGRACEMDMYMRRKCQECRLKKCLAVGMRPECVVPENQCAMKRREKKAQKEKDKMTTSPSSQHGGNGGGLGGTHDIVKKEILDLMICEAPQHATIPLLPDDILAKCQARNIPPLTYNQLAVIYKLIWYQDGYEQPSEEDLKRIMSQPDENESQTDVSFRHITEITILTVQLIVEFAKGLPAFTKIPQEDQITLLKACSSEVMMLRMARRYDHNSDSIFFANNRSYTRDSYKMAGMADNIEDLLHFCRQMFSMKVDNVEYALLTAIVIFSDRPGLEKAKLVEEIQSYYIDTLRIYILNRHCGDSMSLVFYAKLLSILTELRTLGNQNAEMCFSLKLKNRKLPKFLEEIWDVHAIPPSVQSHLQVTQEENERLERAERMRASVGGAITSGIDSESASTSAAAAAQHQPQPQTQSQSQPQPQQQPQHQHQQPQLPPQLQPQHLPVSVSVPMPASVTGSVSAVSTSSDYIGGGGALGPTTAAATSSTSITAAVPASSTTPGVAMGNGVGVGMGVGGNVSMYANAQTAMALMGVALHPHQEQLIGGVSVKSEHSTTA
- the EcR gene encoding ecdysone receptor isoform X1: MKRRWSNNGGFMRLPEESSSEVTSSSNGLVLPSGVNMSPSSLDSHDYCDQELWLCGNDSGPYGSSNGGVLNQQQQQQSVITLAMHSCSSTLPAQTTIIPINGSIGGNGVGGATNGSNGHYVPGATSLGALANGHGLVNGIGAMQQQMQNGHGLINSTTPTTPSAQHHLQQNGLGGGVGAMGLHSANGGSNGLMGGATVGGGGVGGLGLGMQHTPRSDSANSISSGRDDLSPSSSLNGYSANESCDTKKIKKGPAPRVQEELCLVCGDRASGYHYNALTCEGCKGFFRRSVTKSAVYCCKFGRACEMDMYMRRKCQECRLKKCLAVGMRPECVVPENQCAMKRREKKAQKEKDKMTTSPSSQHGGNGGGLGGTHDIVKKEILDLMICEAPQHATIPLLPDDILAKCQARNIPPLTYNQLAVIYKLIWYQDGYEQPSEEDLKRIMSQPDENESQTDVSFRHITEITILTVQLIVEFAKGLPAFTKIPQEDQITLLKACSSEVMMLRMARRYDHNSDSIFFANNRSYTRDSYKMAGMADNIEDLLHFCRQMFSMKVDNVEYALLTAIVIFSDRPGLEKAKLVEEIQSYYIDTLRIYILNRHCGDSMSLVFYAKLLSILTELRTLGNQNAEMCFSLKLKNRKLPKFLEEIWDVHAIPPSVQSHLQVTQEENERLERAERMRASVGGAITSGIDSESASTSAAAAAQHQPQPQTQSQSQPQPQQQPQHQHQQPQLPPQLQPQHLPVSVSVPMPASVTGSVSAVSTSSDYIGGGGALGPTTAAATSSTSITAAVPASSTTPGVAMGNGVGVGMGVGGNVSMYANAQTAMALMGVALHPHQEQLIGGVSVKSEHSTTA
- the EcR gene encoding ecdysone receptor isoform X2, whose protein sequence is MYRLNAIQQQEQQPQNAAATSGQSQTKIRRSIPSHVLLQQQLSVAAASSPAPSATGGPALCPLSAPTSSATHNHAALTLLVANGGATGATTATVIEDKQKPNPTTIKIEPMADVVSLATASTGAPANASTAASITATSSKPAASTSAAAAASGAANGHLVLVPNKRARLEVSDDWMSASPSSVPSSAPPLSPGSQNHSYMSNGYASPTSAGSYDAYSPNCKTGRDDLSPSSSLNGYSANESCDTKKIKKGPAPRVQEELCLVCGDRASGYHYNALTCEGCKGFFRRSVTKSAVYCCKFGRACEMDMYMRRKCQECRLKKCLAVGMRPECVVPENQCAMKRREKKAQKEKDKMTTSPSSQHGGNGGGLGGTHDIVKKEILDLMICEAPQHATIPLLPDDILAKCQARNIPPLTYNQLAVIYKLIWYQDGYEQPSEEDLKRIMSQPDENESQTDVSFRHITEITILTVQLIVEFAKGLPAFTKIPQEDQITLLKACSSEVMMLRMARRYDHNSDSIFFANNRSYTRDSYKMAGMADNIEDLLHFCRQMFSMKVDNVEYALLTAIVIFSDRPGLEKAKLVEEIQSYYIDTLRIYILNRHCGDSMSLVFYAKLLSILTELRTLGNQNAEMCFSLKLKNRKLPKFLEEIWDVHAIPPSVQSHLQVTQEENERLERAERMRASVGGAITSGIDSESASTSAAAAAQHQPQPQTQSQSQPQPQQQPQHQHQQPQLPPQLQPQHLPVSVSVPMPASVTGSVSAVSTSSDYIGGGGALGPTTAAATSSTSITAAVPASSTTPGVAMGNGVGVGMGVGGNVSMYANAQTAMALMGVALHPHQEQLIGGVSVKSEHSTTA
- the EcR gene encoding ecdysone receptor isoform X3 is translated as MSASPSSVPSSAPPLSPGSQNHSYMSNGYASPTSAGSYDAYSPNCKTGRDDLSPSSSLNGYSANESCDTKKIKKGPAPRVQEELCLVCGDRASGYHYNALTCEGCKGFFRRSVTKSAVYCCKFGRACEMDMYMRRKCQECRLKKCLAVGMRPECVVPENQCAMKRREKKAQKEKDKMTTSPSSQHGGNGGGLGGTHDIVKKEILDLMICEAPQHATIPLLPDDILAKCQARNIPPLTYNQLAVIYKLIWYQDGYEQPSEEDLKRIMSQPDENESQTDVSFRHITEITILTVQLIVEFAKGLPAFTKIPQEDQITLLKACSSEVMMLRMARRYDHNSDSIFFANNRSYTRDSYKMAGMADNIEDLLHFCRQMFSMKVDNVEYALLTAIVIFSDRPGLEKAKLVEEIQSYYIDTLRIYILNRHCGDSMSLVFYAKLLSILTELRTLGNQNAEMCFSLKLKNRKLPKFLEEIWDVHAIPPSVQSHLQVTQEENERLERAERMRASVGGAITSGIDSESASTSAAAAAQHQPQPQTQSQSQPQPQQQPQHQHQQPQLPPQLQPQHLPVSVSVPMPASVTGSVSAVSTSSDYIGGGGALGPTTAAATSSTSITAAVPASSTTPGVAMGNGVGVGMGVGGNVSMYANAQTAMALMGVALHPHQEQLIGGVSVKSEHSTTA